The Agromyces mangrovi genome contains a region encoding:
- a CDS encoding DUF4440 domain-containing protein: MTEITDDLPARLLHEEHSGWRAILDGHGGEHYTRAMTRDGLMIVEGAVLGRDEMMQAFAGNAPWEHYEIHEPAVVRLGERAGVLAYRAVARRGDDEVQLRMSTTYLYEGGAWHVAAHQQTPV, encoded by the coding sequence ATGACCGAGATCACCGACGATCTTCCCGCCCGCCTGCTGCACGAGGAGCACTCCGGGTGGCGCGCCATCCTCGACGGCCACGGCGGCGAGCACTACACCCGCGCGATGACGCGCGACGGACTCATGATCGTGGAGGGCGCCGTGCTCGGCCGCGACGAGATGATGCAGGCGTTCGCCGGCAACGCGCCGTGGGAGCACTACGAGATCCACGAGCCGGCGGTCGTGCGGCTCGGCGAGCGGGCGGGCGTGCTCGCGTACCGGGCGGTCGCGCGGCGCGGGGACGACGAGGTGCAGCTGCGCATGTCAACCACGTACCTCTACGAGGGCGGCGCATGGCACGTCGCCGCGCACCAGCAGACCCCGGTCTGA